Below is a window of Mycoplasma sp. 2045 DNA.
GATTTACTCATTTGTACCTCTCAATCTTTGTAAAACTATACTCATATTATCACTTGATTTATTCTTTTGTGCCTCTGAGACTATCTTTTTAGTAGCCTCTTCAGGATAATTAGTTGATGTTAAAATATTTTCAATTTTTGAAGTTGAAACAAATTCGTGAATACCATCTGAAGTTAATAAAATTCACTCAATAATATCTAATGATTTTGGATCTAAAACAAATAAGTCAACATCAAAATGTTTTTTGTTATTGTAACTAATAGCATTAACAAGCAATCTTAAATAGCTATCTGAAAAAGTTGATGAATCTTTATTTTCTTCAGTAAGCTTATTTAATAAGTTGTGATCTCTTGTCATCAACTTAAGCTCTGTTTTTTTAGATTTTTTAGTTAATAAATAACATCTACTATCACCGATGTTAAAAATCACAAGTGAATTTAACAATTTAGAAAAATAATATCCAACACAAGTTGAACCCATTGTAAATTTTGATGGATCTTCTTTGATTAAGTTGTAAAAATCATTATGAACTTTGTCAAATGTGTTTTTTATAAAATATTCAATAGCAATTGCTGAATTAAGAGTTCCAATGCTTTCAAATTCTGTTTTAAATCTTGAAATTATTGTTTGAGCAGCTGTATCACCGTGTGGTTGTCCACCAATTCCATCACATAGAATAGATAAATAAGCTGTATCATTTTCAAATACAGCTACTCTATCATCGTTTTTAGGTCTAATACCTTGTAATGATTCAAAATAGAAACTACTCAATTCCAAGCTCCTTGTGTAGAATGCTTCTGATTTCTTCTGCCGCTCTTTCAGGAACATCATTTACAACGATGTATTGGAAAATGTGTGAATCAGCAATTTCTTCTTCAGCTTTTTTAAGTCTACTCTTAAGAGTTTGTGGATTTTCAGAACCACGGTTTAAAATTCTTTTTCTTAAATCATCAACTGATGGTGGAGCTAAAAATATAGTTATTAAGTGGTATTTATCAGCTTCTCTTGTATCTTGAGTGAACTTCTTAATAACTTGTTTAGCACCATTTGTTTCTATTTCTAACATAGGCACTTTATGTTTTTTATGAATCTTATCTAACTCAGAATATAAAGTTCCATAATAATTATCTAAATGGTAAGAAAATTCAAGAAATTTTCTACTTTTAATTTTGTCTCTGAATCTATCTCTATCAATGAAATAGTAATGAATACCATCTAACTCCCCTTCTCTAGGAAGTCTTGTTGTAGCAGAACAAGATAACGATAAGTTTAACTCATCGTATTCGAATAATAATCTTTCAACTGTCCCTTTTCCTACACCACTAGGTCCAGTGAAAATAATAATTGGATTTTTAGATGTATTCATAGTTGAAAGTATTATAGCACTTTTGTGATTGAATAACTTTGCAAATAATATTAAATTAATATTATTTTTTCTTATAAAATTTAAATACTAAAAGTAGGTGCATTATGTTTTACAAATATCATAAAAAAAGTGGTGATTTTTCAAATAAAACTATTAGAGGTTTACAAAAAGAATTGGGTGCCAAAAAAATAGGCCATTCTGGAATTTTGGACCCATTAGCAAGCGGTTTAATAATTTTTGCAACAGATTTTGAAACTAAATTGTTGCCTTATATTGCTGACAAAACTAAAACTTATATAGCAAAATGTAAATTCAATTACAAAAGCGACACGTATGATGTTGATGGTAAGGTTGAAATGCTAAATAATAAACCAATTACAAAACAAGAATTTCTTGAAGCAATGGAGTACGTTAAAACGTTAAAATTTCAAATACCACCTATATATAGCGCAAAAAAGATAAATGGTAAGAAAGCATATGAGTATGCAAGAGAGCAAAAGGAAGTTGAATTAAGAAAACAACCGATAGAAATATTTACTTATAATTTAATTGATTTTGATGAGCAAACTCAAGAAGCAACAGTTGAATTAAAAGTTTCTGAAGGCGCCTACGTTAGAAGTGTTTTAGTTGATACGGCACAAAAGGCAGGAACAAATTGTGTAATGACTTATTTAAAAAGAGTAAGCTGTGGAAATGTTTCTGTTGATGACTTATCTGAAGAACACTATGAACAAATTCAAATTGATAAATTATTAAATCTAAAAAAAATGATTTCAAATAATGAAATTTTTAAATTCATTAGAAATGGTAATGAATTTAAAGTTGAAAAAGAAGATGGTGATTACCTACTTTATTCACCAAATGAAAATGAAGTTTGAGCCATTGGGCAAGTAATAAAAGGTATTTTTAAACCTAAAAAAGTTTCGATTGAAAGGATAAATTTATATGAAAACAATCAAAGATAATATTAAAGTAGCTGCATTTGATATTGATGGGACATTATTAGCTAAAGGGATCAGAGAATTTTCATTAAATACAAGAAAAATTTTTCCATTATTAAAACAAAATGGAATTGTTTCAGTTTTAGCTACAGCAAGAGAATTCGCAACAATTGGGGATTTTCTAAAAGTTCTTGAACCAGACTACTTTATAGGGGCAAATGGATCATTTATTTTTGACCCTAAAACTGAGAAATTTATTTACAAAAATACCCTTCTTAAAGAAGATGTTGTTAAGTTTTATAATGCATACAAAGATAAAATTGTTGCATTTGCAGTAACTGATTTTGATAAAGTCTTTAAGTCACCTACAATGGATTTAAGATCTTGATTTATTAGACCGTTTATGACTAATTATTATGATTTTGATGAAAAAGAACTATCAAATGATGATTTATATATGATTACAATTAACACACCTGATGCAAAAATATTAGGTAAGGAAATGCAAAAATTCATCGAAGATAACAATTTATCAATGGAGGTGTCTTCAACTTGAAGTAATGGAATTTTCATTAGTCCAAAAAACTGTATGAAAAGTACTGCTTTAGAAGTGTTGTGTGAAAGACTTGGTTTCACATTGCAAGAAAACCTAATTGCCTTCGGTGATGGAGCAAATGATGTTGATATGCTACAAAAAGCTTATATTGGTGTAACTACAGAAACTGCAAGCAACAGTGTTAAAAAATATGCTGATGAAATTATGTTAGATGCTGAATACGATGGAGCATATTTAAAATTAAAAGAATTAGGTTTAATTTAATATGGAAGATTTATTAATCTATGATTTAGATGATTTTGAGACAAAAGATAATGATATTTTTCTTTTAGGTGAATTTAATTCATTTCATTTAGGTCACTATCAACTCTATAAAAAAGCTATTGAATTAAAAAAACAAAATGAAGATAGCAGAGTTATTTTAGTTTGTTTTAATTCAGACAAATTACTACCAAAAGATAATGGAACTAGTTTTACAGATAAAAATGCAAAATATATGCAGCTTACTCAATTGGATTTAGATTCAATTATTGAACTTGATTTTGAAGCGATCAGAAATTGAGATGGAATTTTATTTTTAAATAAATTGGGTCAAAATAAAAAAGTCACATTTATATCTGGCGAAGATTATAAATGCGGTCATCGAGCAAGTTATAATTTTGAACTTGCAAAAAATGAGAATACTTTAAAAGAAAATTATTCATTTATTACTGAGCCAACTCAGAAAATTCAAAATGTAAAAATCAGTACATCAAAACTAAAAGAAAGCATAGAATTTGGTGATTTAGATTTTGTTAATTCATTATTAGTTTTCAATTATGCAATCGGTTGTAATGTCAATTCTGATTTAATAATCACAAAATCTGCAAATTTAGTAAATATTCATCCAGGTGTATATTCAGGTGTGATTTATTTTGAAGATTTAGTAATATATGCAAGCATATTAATTGATTTGGATCATTCGATTTATTTAGATTTATTTAACTTTGAACTTGAAGATTTAGCAGATAGTCAAATAGTTATTGAATTCAGAAAAGTAGTTAGATTAATTAAAAATGAATATGAAGCATTTTTAAGTGACACTGATATTGCAAAATCTAAAGAAATATTATTTAATTATTAAATTAGATTTAGAATTAAATCAATTTAATTAAAAAGTTATATAATTAAAAATAATTGCAATATGTAATTATTAAATAAAACTTACAGATACTAGGAAATATCAGATTTTTTCATATAAAACACAAATTTATAGCTCGGAGTTTTGATATATAAAACATCTGGGTTATAAACATAATAATTTCAAATTCAAAGGAGATATTATGGTTTCAAAACAAAGAAAATTAGAATTAACTGAAAAATTCGGTAAAAATTCTAAAGACACTGGAAATATAGCAGTTCAAATTGCTATCTTAACAGAAGATATCGAACTTTTAAAACCTCACTTTGCTAACAACCCAAAAGATAATCATTCTAAAAGAGGTTTCTTAGCAAAAATTTCACATCGTAAAGTTCTTTTAAGACATTTAAAAGAAACAAATTTCGAAAAATACAACGAAGTGATTGAAGCTTTAAATATTCGTAAATAATTGATTTTTTAAAATTTTTTCAAATTTAACCAAAAATTTTTAATTTTTATTTTATTGCAGTTATTATAAAAAATGAACCACAAGCCATCATAGTTAATCGGGAATTTATACTATGATACTTGTGGTTCTTTTTTAGTTCAGTTTTGGAATGAGCGATAAATTTTTTTAAAAAAGTTGTGTAATTAGATTGGGAGGTGAAAAATGAATTTAACAGAAATCGAAACAACCATTCCGATTCCTGATTATGCAACATTAATGAAAAATGCAAAATCAGTTTTAAATGAAATTGAAAAAAGGTTTGGTAATGATTCAATAATGATTTTAGGTGAAAAACCTGAAATAAATATACAAACTATACATAGTGGTAGCTATGTTCTAGACAGAGCCTTAGGTATAGGTGGTTTTCCACAAGGGAAGATTATTGAAATCTATGGTCCTGAAAGTAGTGGCAAAACAACTTTAGCACTACATACTATAGCCGAAGTTCAAAAGAATGGAGGTTTAGCTGCATTTATAGATGCAGAACAATCAATAGATCCTGAATATGCTAAAAGAATTGGTGTTCAACTAGACAAATTAATTTTATCTCAACCAAGTTCAGGAGAACAAGCATTAGAAATTGTCGATACACTAGCTAAATCAGGATTCATTGACTTGATTGTGGTCGATAGTGTTGCTGCATTAGTTCCAGAAGCTGAATTAAATGGAGAAATGGGCGATCAACAAATTGGCGCTCAAGCAAGATTAATGTCAAAAGCACTTAGAAAAATCACAGGAAATTCAAATAAGAATAAGACAACAATCTTATTTATAAATCAAATGAGAGAAAAAATTGGAGTTATTTTTGGTAGTCCAGAAACAACTCCGGGAGGACGTGCTCTTAAATTTTATTCAAGTATAAGAGTTGAAGTAAGGAAAGGAACGATTATTACAGATGGAAAATCAAATACAGGAACTGAAATTAGGTTCAAGGTCGTTAAAAATAAATTATCAGCCCCTTATACGTCTGCTCAGAGCGAATTGATATTTTCGAAAGGTATTGATAAGTTTTCAGAACTTGTTGATGTCGCAGTCGAAGAAAAAATAATTGAGAAAAAAGGTTCTTGATATAGCTATAATGGTAAAAATATAGCTCAAGGAAAGAAAAATATGCGCGATTATATTGAAAATGACAATGAGTTAAAGGAAGCAATTTTAACTAAAATTAAATGTTAAAAATAAGTTAAACATTTAATTTGTTAGTCATATAATTGCTATATGAACTTGACTAACCAAAGAAATAAGAAAATTAGAATACTATTTTTTGGAGATATTTTTGGAGAACCAGGAATTAAAACTGTAGAAAAATATATCCAAACTTTAAAAGAAAAATACAAAATAGATTTTATCATTGCTCAAGGGGAAAACATTTCTGGAAGAAAAGGCCTTAATAAAACAGATTATTTAAAACTTTCAGAATTAGGGATAAATGCATTTACTATGGGAAACCATGTATGAGCTAATGAGGAAATTTATGAACTATTAGAAAATGAGAATAACATAATTAGACCATTAAATATAGATAGAGGCTATCAAGGAAGTGGGGCTAAGATATTTAAAGTTAAAAATTCTAAACTAAGAGTTATTAGTTTGTTGGGTATAACTTTTAATAATCTACTTAGTCCATGAGAACAAGAAAGTGCAAATAACTTTTTTGATGCTATGGATTCTATTATGGAAGAAGAATCTGTGGACTTTAATTTTGTTGATTTCCATGCTGAAACAACAAGTGAGAAAAATGTACTGGGTCTATATTTAGATGGAGTTGTTGATGCAGTAGTCGGAACACATACACATGTTCAAACTAATGATTATAGGATCTTACCAAAAGGAACTGCATATATTACTGATGTAGGTATGGTTGGTCCCATGAATTCGGCAATCGGTGCAAACTTTGAGGAAGTTTATAAAAAAATGAGATATAACAGTAGGGAGAAATTTACTGTCAGTGAAAATAACACACAGTTAAATGCTGTAATTATTGAATTAAACACTAAAAGAGAGAATACAATAAAACCAATCAATATATATAATATAGAAATTTAAAATAAGTCAATTTTAGAGGGGCAATAAAAGTAGACTGAGAAGAAAATTTCAGATAGCTAATTATTAAGCGGCACAACTAGTAATTATTAACTAGTTGTGTTTTTTATTCAACATTAAAAAAATTAAAAAAAATTTTGAGAAATTAATTTAGTGTTATAATATTCATGCTTTTGTTAGCAAGAAGTTCTTTGAAAACTAGATATATACAAGACATGACAAGTCAATTTTTTCGAGAGTTTGATCCTGGCTCAGGATGAACGCTGGCTGTGTGCCTAATACATGCATGTCGAGCGAAGTTCTTTGAACTTAGCGGCGAATGGGTGAGTAATACGTACTTAACATGCCCTTTAGATTGGGATAACGATGAGAAATTATCGCTAATACCGGATACTTATATAGAACGCATGTTCTATATATAAAAGGAGCCTTAAAGCTTCACTAAAGGATTGGGGTGCGTAACATTAGCTAGTTGGTAGGGTAATGGCCTACCAAGGCTATGATGTTTAACGGGGTTGAGAGACTGAACCGTCACACTGGGACTGAGATACGGCCAGACTCCTACGGGAGGCAGCAGTAGGGAATTTTCCACAATGGACGAAAGTCTGATGGAGCGACACAGCGTGCAGGATGAAGGCCTTCGGGTTGTAAACTGCTGTTATTTAGGATGAAAAAATAGTAGAGGGAATGCTATTATCTTGACAGTACTAAATCAGAAAGCAACGGCTAACTATGTGCCAGCAGCCGCGGTAATACATAGGTTGCAAGCGTTATCCGGAATTATTGGGTGTAAAGCGTCTGTAGGTTGTATGTTAAGTCTGACGTCAAAACTTGGGGCTCAACCCCAAATCGCGTTGGATACTGGCATACTAGAATTGCATAGAGGTTAACGGAATTCCTTGTGAAGCGGTGAAATGCGTAGATATAAGGAAGAACACCAACATGGCGAAGGCAGTTAACTGGGTGCATATTGACACTGAGAGACGAAAGCGTGGGGAGCAAACAGGATTAGATACCCTGGTAGTCCACGCCGTAAACGATGATGATTAGCTAATAGTGATGAAGCTATTGGCGCAGCTAACGCATTAAATCATCCACCTGAGTAGTATGCTCGCAAGAGTGAAACTTAAAGGAATTGACGGGGATCCGCACAAGCGGTGGAGCATGTGGTTTAATTTGAAGATACGCGTAGAACCTTACCCACTCTTGACATCTTCTGCAAAGCTATAGAGATATAGTGGAGGTTAACGGAATGACAGATGGTGCATGGTTGTCGTCAGCTCGTGTCGTGAGATGTTCGGTTAAGTCCTGCAACGAGCGCAACCCTTGTCCTTAGTTAGATGATCTAAGGAAACTGCCCGGGTAACTGGGAGGAAGGTGGGGACGACGTCAAATCATCATGCCTCTTACGAGTGGGGCAACACACGTGCTACAATGGATGGTACAAAGAGAAGCAATACGGCGACGTGGAGCAAATCTCAAAAACCATTCTCAGTTCGGATTGTAGTCTGCAACTCGACTACATGAAGTCGGAATCGCTAGTAATCGTAGATCAGCTACGCTACGGTGAATACGTTCTCGGGTCTTGTACACACCGCCCGTCACACCATGGGAGCTGGTAATGCCCGAAGTCGGTTATGTCAACTACGGAGACGACCGCCTAAGGCAGGACTGGTGACTGGGGTGAAGTCGTAACAAGGTATCCCTACGAGAACGTGGGGATGGATCACATCCTTTCTACGGAGTACAATCAGCAATTTTATATTGCTATTTTAAATCTTTTATTACGATAATTTTTGTCATGATATATCTAGTTTTGAGAGAATTTCTCTCTAATGTTCTTTGAAAACTGAATAGTTATAAAGATATTAATATAACAACGACATCAAAAATAAATTAAAGTCAATTTGTTTTGGATACCGAGTTATGAATTATTAGAAATAATAATTTATTAAAATGTCTTTGAATACATCAACAATAATAGGTTATATTGTTACAACTTTTAAATAAGTAAGAGTTTGTGGTGGATGCCTTGGGTCTGGAAGTCGATGAAGGACGTGATTACCTGCGATAAGCCTCGTGGAGCTGGATATAAGCTACGAAACGGGGATTTCCGAATGGGGAAACCTAACTAGAGTAATGTCTAGTTGCTAAGGGATGAATACATAGTCCCTTTTGCGAGACACGTTGTGAACTGAAACATCTTAGTAGCAACAGGAAGAGAAAATAAAAATGATTTCATCAGTAGCGGCGAGCGAACGTGAAAGAGCCCAAACCAATTTTTAATTGGGGTTGTAGGACTACTTACACAAAGTTACAAAATTTTGTTATAGCAGAATAGATTGGAAAGTCTAAGCACAGAAGGTGATACTCCTGTATGCAAAATAGCAAAGTCTTTTAGTAGTATCCTGAGTAGGTCGGGGCACGTGAAACCCTGTCTGAATCTGCCGGGATCATCCGGTAAGGCTAAATACTAACCAGACACCGATAGTGAACTAGTACCGTGAGGAAAGGTGAAAAGAACCCCGGGAGGAGTGAAATAGAATCTGAAACCACTTACTTACAATTAGTCAGAGACCGTTAATGGCTGATGGCGTACATCTTGCAGTATGGATCGGCGAGTTATGTTAACATGCGAGGTTAAGTAGATAAAAACGGAGCCGTAGAGAAATCGAGTCTTAATAGGGCGTTTAGTATGTTGATATATACCCGAAACCATGTGATCTATTCATGAGCAGGCTGAAGCTTGGCTAACCCCAAGTGGAGAGTCGAACCGTAGTACGCTGAAAAGTGCCCGGATGACTTGTGAATAGTGGAGAAATTCCAATCGAACTTGGAGATAGCTGGTTCTCCTCGAAATAGCTTTAGGGCTAGCGTGTGATGTTAAACTTTGATGGTAGAGCACTGAATATGGAATGGCCGCGTCTAGCGGTACTGACTATAATCAAACTCCGAATATCATTGTGTATTATCATGCAGTCGGAACCGGGGTGCTAACGTCCCGGCTCGCGAGGCAACAACCCAGATCGTCGGCTAAGATCCCAAAATTGTGTTAAGTCAGAAAGGTTGTGAGATTTCATAAACAACTAGGAGGTTGGCTTAGAAGCAGCCATCCTTTAAAGAGTGCGTAATAGCTCACTAGTCAAGAGATCTTGCGCCAATAATGTAACGGGAGTAAAACACAATACCGAAGCCACGGGTACATTTAGTACGTTAGAGGAGCGTTCTTATCGCAGTGAAGTCAGACCGTGAGGACTGGTGGAGCGTTAAGAAGTGAGAATGCCGGTATGAGTAACGATTTGAGGTGAGAATCCTCAACGCCTATTGGGAAAGGTTTCCTGGGGAAGGTTCGTCCACCCAGGGTTAGTCAGGACCTAAGGAGAGGCTGAAAAGCGTATCCGATGGACAACAGGTTAATATTCCTGTACTACCTTGATTTGTGATGGAGTGACGAAGGAGGATAGCACTACCCATTATTGGATTTGGGGGTAAGTAGCAACTGGTGAGTTTAGTTAAATGCGAACTCTGTAACTGGGAGCTATGATGCATAGGTGGTTTCATCGAATTGTGTGATTTCATACTTCCTAGAAAAGCTTCTAAACTTTAAGGTCAATGGTACCTGTACCGAGAACGGACACACGTTCCCAAGATGAGTATTCTAAGGCGAGCGAGAAAACCAATGTTAAGGAACTCTGCAAATTAACCCCGTAAGTTCGCGAAAAGGGTGCCAACTTTAGTTGGCCACAGTAAATTGAGGAGGCAACTGTTTATCAAAAACACAGCTCTCTGCTAAATCGTAAGATGATGTATAGGGGTGAAGCCTGCCCAGTGCCCGAAGGTTAAGTGGATTTGTTAGCTTTACGCGAAGCATTGAAATGAAGCCCGGGTGAACGGCGGCCGTAACTATAACGATCCTAAGGTAGCGAAATTCCTTGTCGGCTAAATACTGACCTGCACGAAAGGCGCAATGATCTCTCAACTGTCTCAACATTGGACTCGGTGAAATTATAGTCCCAGTGAAAACGCTGGGTACCCGCATCAAGACGAAAAGACCCCATGGAGCTTTACTACAACTTCGTATTGAAACTTGGCCTAACATGTGTAGGATAGGTGGGAGACAGTGATGCTAAGACGCCAGTCTTAGAGTAGTCGACCTTGAAATACCACCCTTGGTATGTTGAGTTTCTAACCTGCCACCGTTATCCGGTGGGGAGACAGTGCGTGGTGGGTAGTTTGACTGGGGCGGTCGCCTCCTAAAAGGTAACGGAGGCGTTCAAAGGTACACTCAATACGGTCAGAAACCGTATGAAGAGCGCAAAGGTAGAAGTGTGCTTGACTGCGAGACCTACAAGTCGAGCAGGTGCGAAAGCAGGACTTAGTGATCCGGCTGTACGTCATGGAACGGCAGTCGCTCAACGGATAAAAGTTACCCTGGGGATAACAGGCTTATCTTGCCCAAGAGATCACATCGACGGCAAGGTTTGGCACCTCGATGTCGGCTCATCGCATCCTGGAGCTGGAGTCGGTTCCAAGGGTTTGGCTGTTCGCCAATTAAAGCGGTACGCGAGCTGGGTTCAGAACGTCGTGAGACAGTTCGATTCCTATCTGATGTGGGCGTTGGAATATTGATGAGAGCTGCTCTTAGTACGAGAGGATCGGAGTGGACGTACCGCTGGTGTTCCAGTTGTTTCGCCAGAAGCACAGCTGGGTAGCTAAGTACGGAAGGGATAACCGCTGAAAGCATCTAAGTGGGAAGTCTCCTCAAAGATAAGTATTCCCTTGAAATTCCTTGTAGACTACGAGGTTGATAGGATGGAAGTGTAAGTGTAGTAATACATTCAGCTGACCATTACTAATAAATTGATAGGTTTAAAAGTATATTAAGATGTATTCAGACATTTTAATGAATTATTAAAATAACTATTCAGTTTTCAAAGAATATTTAACACCTTTAATGGTGTTTTTTTATTAACTCAAACTATGAAAAAAAATATTTTGTTATATAATACCAATATATTTTAAAAAAGGGGCGAACACATTGGGTAATTTAATCTATAAAACAAAAAATAGATTAAGAGCATTCTTCACAAATAAGGATTTAACGAAGAAGGCTATTTTTACTTTACTCATGTTGGCTATCTATATTTTAGGAACGACTATAACATTACCATTTGTAAAGATTAAAAACGAAGACGCAATTAGTAGTAACTCTTTTTTAAATACATTAAACTTAATTGGTGGTGGAGGACTTAGACAGTTCTCACTATTTGCTTTAGGTATTAGTCCATTTATTA
It encodes the following:
- a CDS encoding PP2C family serine/threonine-protein phosphatase → MSSFYFESLQGIRPKNDDRVAVFENDTAYLSILCDGIGGQPHGDTAAQTIISRFKTEFESIGTLNSAIAIEYFIKNTFDKVHNDFYNLIKEDPSKFTMGSTCVGYYFSKLLNSLVIFNIGDSRCYLLTKKSKKTELKLMTRDHNLLNKLTEENKDSSTFSDSYLRLLVNAISYNNKKHFDVDLFVLDPKSLDIIEWILLTSDGIHEFVSTSKIENILTSTNYPEEATKKIVSEAQKNKSSDNMSIVLQRLRGTNE
- the gmk gene encoding guanylate kinase — protein: MNTSKNPIIIFTGPSGVGKGTVERLLFEYDELNLSLSCSATTRLPREGELDGIHYYFIDRDRFRDKIKSRKFLEFSYHLDNYYGTLYSELDKIHKKHKVPMLEIETNGAKQVIKKFTQDTREADKYHLITIFLAPPSVDDLRKRILNRGSENPQTLKSRLKKAEEEIADSHIFQYIVVNDVPERAAEEIRSILHKELGIE
- the truB gene encoding tRNA pseudouridine(55) synthase TruB, which translates into the protein MFYKYHKKSGDFSNKTIRGLQKELGAKKIGHSGILDPLASGLIIFATDFETKLLPYIADKTKTYIAKCKFNYKSDTYDVDGKVEMLNNKPITKQEFLEAMEYVKTLKFQIPPIYSAKKINGKKAYEYAREQKEVELRKQPIEIFTYNLIDFDEQTQEATVELKVSEGAYVRSVLVDTAQKAGTNCVMTYLKRVSCGNVSVDDLSEEHYEQIQIDKLLNLKKMISNNEIFKFIRNGNEFKVEKEDGDYLLYSPNENEVWAIGQVIKGIFKPKKVSIERINLYENNQR
- a CDS encoding YcsE-related riboflavin metabolism phosphatase, with translation MKTIKDNIKVAAFDIDGTLLAKGIREFSLNTRKIFPLLKQNGIVSVLATAREFATIGDFLKVLEPDYFIGANGSFIFDPKTEKFIYKNTLLKEDVVKFYNAYKDKIVAFAVTDFDKVFKSPTMDLRSWFIRPFMTNYYDFDEKELSNDDLYMITINTPDAKILGKEMQKFIEDNNLSMEVSSTWSNGIFISPKNCMKSTALEVLCERLGFTLQENLIAFGDGANDVDMLQKAYIGVTTETASNSVKKYADEIMLDAEYDGAYLKLKELGLI
- a CDS encoding FAD synthase, whose amino-acid sequence is MEDLLIYDLDDFETKDNDIFLLGEFNSFHLGHYQLYKKAIELKKQNEDSRVILVCFNSDKLLPKDNGTSFTDKNAKYMQLTQLDLDSIIELDFEAIRNWDGILFLNKLGQNKKVTFISGEDYKCGHRASYNFELAKNENTLKENYSFITEPTQKIQNVKISTSKLKESIEFGDLDFVNSLLVFNYAIGCNVNSDLIITKSANLVNIHPGVYSGVIYFEDLVIYASILIDLDHSIYLDLFNFELEDLADSQIVIEFRKVVRLIKNEYEAFLSDTDIAKSKEILFNY
- the rpsO gene encoding 30S ribosomal protein S15, which translates into the protein MVSKQRKLELTEKFGKNSKDTGNIAVQIAILTEDIELLKPHFANNPKDNHSKRGFLAKISHRKVLLRHLKETNFEKYNEVIEALNIRK
- the recA gene encoding recombinase RecA, translating into MNLTEIETTIPIPDYATLMKNAKSVLNEIEKRFGNDSIMILGEKPEINIQTIHSGSYVLDRALGIGGFPQGKIIEIYGPESSGKTTLALHTIAEVQKNGGLAAFIDAEQSIDPEYAKRIGVQLDKLILSQPSSGEQALEIVDTLAKSGFIDLIVVDSVAALVPEAELNGEMGDQQIGAQARLMSKALRKITGNSNKNKTTILFINQMREKIGVIFGSPETTPGGRALKFYSSIRVEVRKGTIITDGKSNTGTEIRFKVVKNKLSAPYTSAQSELIFSKGIDKFSELVDVAVEEKIIEKKGSWYSYNGKNIAQGKKNMRDYIENDNELKEAILTKIKC
- a CDS encoding TIGR00282 family metallophosphoesterase codes for the protein MNLTNQRNKKIRILFFGDIFGEPGIKTVEKYIQTLKEKYKIDFIIAQGENISGRKGLNKTDYLKLSELGINAFTMGNHVWANEEIYELLENENNIIRPLNIDRGYQGSGAKIFKVKNSKLRVISLLGITFNNLLSPWEQESANNFFDAMDSIMEEESVDFNFVDFHAETTSEKNVLGLYLDGVVDAVVGTHTHVQTNDYRILPKGTAYITDVGMVGPMNSAIGANFEEVYKKMRYNSREKFTVSENNTQLNAVIIELNTKRENTIKPINIYNIEI